The DNA segment AGATGCCGGTTTTGAAGTGGTCGAGGCATGCACCCTGGTGATGCTGCAAAGCGGGCAGTTCTGAATCCGATCCCAGTCGATCCTACGTCGGATCAATCACAATCGCTGGCAGCGCGGGCAGTAGTGGGCCGAGCGTGAACCGATTTTTTCACGTACGATCCTGCCACCGCAACGTCCGCACGGCCGGCCTTCGTTATTGTAGGCGCGCAGATACTTCTGGAACGACCCGCTGGAGCCGTTGACACCGACATAACTGTCGACCGAACTGCCCATCAGCCGAATTGCTTTGGCCAGCAAGCGTTGAATATGACCATGTAGTTCGATCAGTTTTTTCGGCGACGGTGAGTTGGTCATCCGTCTGGGATGGATACGAGCGTGATACAAAGATTCGTCGGCATAGATGTTGCCCAGACCGGCGATGAATGTCTGATCCAGCAACGCCGGTTTGAACATGCGCGGACGACGCTTGCAGAGCTTAACGAAATCATCCGAGGTAATCTCTGACGGTTCCGGTCCCAGCTTGGCCAGACCGGGTTGTTGGTCCAGTTCGTCACTTGGGAACAGTCGCAAGCGACCAAACCGTCGGTAGTCGTTAAAACGAAGATGACATCCGTTGTCACCGCCCTTGGTCGACTTGAAATCAATCAGCACCAAGTCATGTTTGTGTACCGGATGGGTGTGCGGCAGATAGAAAAAATGGCCGGTCATTTTGAGATGCACCCACAGCGTGAGTTCGCCTGAAAGATGCATCAGAATGTTCTTACCGCGCCGTGTAATGCTCTGGATTTTTCGTCCGGCGAGCAACGATGCGAAAGTCTTCGGGGCCAGCGTGCGGCTCACGACGATTGACGCGGGCGGTGCCTGAACATGCACTCGTGTGATTGTCTTGTCCAGGATCGTTTCGCGCAATCCTCGGACGACAGTTTCTACTTCCGGCAGTTCCGGCATAGGACTCCTATGATTGCCTATTTTAACGTTACCGTCAAATCAACTCTGGTAGGTCAGGAGCCTTGTGCTCCTGACACAAATGGCGGGTTCACGCCGCGGCGCGCAGGCGCAGACTGACCCG comes from the Candidatus Zixiibacteriota bacterium genome and includes:
- the mutM gene encoding bifunctional DNA-formamidopyrimidine glycosylase/DNA-(apurinic or apyrimidinic site) lyase, coding for MPELPEVETVVRGLRETILDKTITRVHVQAPPASIVVSRTLAPKTFASLLAGRKIQSITRRGKNILMHLSGELTLWVHLKMTGHFFYLPHTHPVHKHDLVLIDFKSTKGGDNGCHLRFNDYRRFGRLRLFPSDELDQQPGLAKLGPEPSEITSDDFVKLCKRRPRMFKPALLDQTFIAGLGNIYADESLYHARIHPRRMTNSPSPKKLIELHGHIQRLLAKAIRLMGSSVDSYVGVNGSSGSFQKYLRAYNNEGRPCGRCGGRIVREKIGSRSAHYCPRCQRL